The proteins below are encoded in one region of Clostridium fermenticellae:
- a CDS encoding ATP-dependent helicase produces MSYEELQKSFCSIRDKIIEKWYIHLDSMQMKAVLNGDKSCLIVACPGAGKTTVIINRIDYLCTFGPVYNTNYVPRILEEDDIKLMKRFLNLNDIKNKVINNKRFCDLITNFSVNPDNIIVITFTRAAALHMKERYLKISHTKKAPFFGTFHGLFYKIVNRHVEKVNIISSSKTYKLINEILLSYMDSISEEKIKEVINDISVLKNSEVNIDNFDSKIDKDIFKECFISYENYKTHNKLMDFDDLQIKVKKLFSNNVRILNGYRKLFKYMLVDEFQDCDSIQIDLLSMIGIKSSIFAVGDEDQCIYGFRGARPDCMVDFEKYFIDGKKVFLQKNYRSNKNIVDISKCLIKNNIKRNKKPIKASKNTLGNINFYYLYKEKIQSESICTNIEKLVKDDSYAYNDCAVLYRTNIESRSLIDTFMKRGIPFRILDKGYNFFDHFICRDLIAYLKLSLDNTDRQSFTSIINRPFRYVSKVNIDRLRRYRFKENCFDILKEQEDMPVFQIKNLGKLEKKIKKLNKMFLSDAVEFILKDLGYNDYIIKYCERLKIDMDDLNSIIDMFKDAVSDFNAITTFLVHVEEVRDILKNKANDKDGIILSTIHGVKGMEFKNVFIINCNEGFIPHANNTNLEEERRLFYVGMTRAIDNLSLYSTQIVRGKIQEISRFIDECNLKPDTKLKCDKGSKVTHKTFGSGIITNVEDKYVTILFGDGLERKFNSDVLKNSELLDIVS; encoded by the coding sequence GTGAGTTATGAAGAACTACAGAAAAGCTTCTGCTCTATAAGAGATAAAATAATTGAAAAATGGTATATACATCTTGACAGCATGCAGATGAAAGCTGTTTTGAATGGAGATAAAAGCTGTTTAATAGTTGCATGTCCTGGAGCTGGTAAAACGACTGTTATTATAAATAGAATAGATTATTTATGTACTTTTGGACCTGTGTATAATACGAATTACGTTCCTCGTATTTTAGAAGAAGATGATATCAAACTTATGAAAAGGTTCTTGAATTTAAATGACATTAAAAATAAAGTGATAAACAATAAAAGATTCTGTGATTTGATTACGAATTTTAGTGTTAATCCTGATAACATAATAGTAATAACGTTTACAAGAGCGGCTGCTTTACATATGAAAGAAAGATATTTGAAAATAAGTCATACTAAAAAGGCTCCTTTTTTTGGCACATTTCATGGACTTTTTTATAAAATAGTGAATAGACATGTAGAAAAAGTTAATATAATAAGCTCATCTAAAACATATAAGTTAATAAATGAGATTCTCCTGTCATATATGGATTCCATAAGTGAGGAAAAGATAAAAGAAGTTATAAATGATATATCTGTGTTAAAAAATTCTGAGGTTAATATAGATAATTTTGATTCTAAAATTGATAAGGATATATTTAAGGAATGTTTCATTTCCTATGAAAATTATAAAACTCATAATAAACTTATGGATTTTGATGATCTGCAGATAAAGGTAAAAAAATTATTTTCAAATAATGTAAGGATTTTAAATGGATATAGAAAACTGTTTAAATACATGCTTGTTGATGAATTTCAAGATTGTGATTCCATACAAATAGATCTTCTTTCAATGATTGGAATTAAAAGTTCTATATTTGCAGTTGGAGATGAAGATCAATGTATATATGGTTTTAGAGGGGCAAGGCCTGATTGCATGGTTGATTTTGAGAAATATTTTATTGATGGTAAAAAGGTATTTCTTCAAAAAAATTATAGAAGTAATAAAAATATAGTTGATATATCTAAGTGTTTAATTAAGAATAATATTAAAAGAAATAAAAAACCTATAAAGGCAAGTAAAAATACTTTGGGTAATATAAATTTTTATTATCTATATAAAGAAAAGATTCAAAGTGAGAGTATATGTACTAATATAGAAAAATTAGTTAAGGATGACTCATACGCATATAATGATTGTGCAGTTCTTTATAGAACGAATATAGAAAGCAGATCTCTAATAGACACCTTTATGAAAAGAGGTATTCCTTTTAGAATATTGGATAAAGGATATAATTTCTTCGATCATTTTATATGCAGGGATTTAATAGCTTATTTAAAATTGTCGCTTGATAACACTGATAGACAAAGTTTTACAAGTATAATAAATAGGCCATTTAGGTATGTAAGCAAGGTAAATATAGATAGACTTAGAAGATATAGATTTAAAGAAAATTGTTTTGATATTTTAAAGGAACAGGAAGATATGCCTGTGTTTCAAATAAAGAATCTTGGGAAGCTTGAAAAGAAAATCAAGAAACTCAATAAGATGTTTTTAAGTGATGCTGTAGAGTTTATATTAAAAGATCTTGGATACAATGATTATATTATTAAGTATTGCGAAAGACTCAAAATAGATATGGATGATTTGAATTCGATAATTGATATGTTTAAGGATGCTGTATCAGATTTCAATGCTATAACAACCTTTCTTGTACATGTTGAAGAGGTAAGAGATATTCTTAAAAATAAAGCTAATGATAAAGATGGAATTATACTGAGCACTATACATGGAGTCAAAGGTATGGAGTTTAAGAATGTATTTATAATAAATTGTAATGAAGGTTTTATTCCTCATGCTAATAATACAAATTTAGAGGAAGAGAGAAGACTATTTTATGTTGGAATGACAAGAGCAATAGATAACTTAAGTTTGTATTCAACGCAGATTGTAAGAGGAAAAATCCAGGAGATATCGAGATTCATAGATGAATGTAATCTAAAGCCAGACACGAAACTTAAGTGCGATAAAGGAAGTAAGGTAACTCATAAGACATTCGGAAGCGGAATAATAACTAATGTTGAAGACAAGTATGTGACTATATTGTTTGGTGACGGCCTTGAGAGAAAATTTAATTCAGATGTGCTTAAAAATAGTGAACTTCTTGATATCGTTAGCTGA
- a CDS encoding flavodoxin family protein gives MKIIGIIASPRKEGNTAWIVNKILEGAKEQGAETQLFYLSDLNIKPCQGCFSCHNSDQGCVIKDDMQKLNYTIDSANAIVFGSPIYMTQMSAQAKIFVDRMFSRFSPRYSPYFKEESAAGKKLILTFNQGNPDSSLFQTYIDYTKHMFELLEFDVKEVPVITGMRNGPAQERKDLNTVLKNTGSSLVSE, from the coding sequence ATGAAAATCATTGGAATTATTGCAAGCCCACGGAAGGAAGGAAATACCGCCTGGATAGTGAATAAGATACTCGAAGGTGCAAAAGAACAGGGTGCTGAAACTCAATTATTTTATCTAAGTGATCTTAATATAAAACCGTGCCAGGGTTGTTTTAGTTGCCATAATAGCGATCAAGGTTGTGTTATTAAAGATGATATGCAAAAACTTAATTATACAATTGATAGTGCTAATGCTATTGTTTTTGGATCGCCGATTTACATGACTCAAATGAGTGCCCAGGCGAAGATATTTGTTGATAGGATGTTTTCACGATTTTCTCCGCGGTATTCTCCGTATTTTAAAGAAGAAAGTGCCGCAGGGAAAAAACTGATTCTTACGTTTAATCAGGGTAATCCTGATTCTAGTTTATTTCAGACATATATTGATTATACGAAACATATGTTTGAACTTCTGGAATTTGATGTTAAAGAAGTACCTGTTATTACTGGTATGCGAAATGGGCCTGCACAGGAAAGAAAGGATCTTAATACTGTCTTAAAGAATACCGGTTCATCGTTGGTTTCGGAATGA